One genomic region from Candidatus Methylomirabilota bacterium encodes:
- a CDS encoding PilZ domain-containing protein, with amino-acid sequence MSQSTKIMLRRHLRFGRYLPVECTILSPERPHPRLLVGNTRNVSAGGLQILLSETLPVGSTVLVRVDNKGDPLRGRIVWVGRDTPTQIGTAFPHGVAFEQPVDASLVRQWASQPERRAHPRAQVQFDVEYTQAGTRAHGTCLDLSQGGMFIGTEHPAPPETEVILHFTPSGLSQSLTVLARVTWARAGETGPGAMCGMGVQFVEPKPSDAAAIGTVVSHVLTGASRLPDCYRFLPPTC; translated from the coding sequence ATGTCTCAGTCTACAAAAATAATGTTGCGACGCCACCTGCGCTTTGGACGCTACCTCCCCGTTGAATGCACCATTCTGAGCCCCGAGCGACCCCATCCGAGATTGCTTGTCGGCAATACCCGAAACGTTAGTGCCGGTGGACTCCAGATCCTGCTGTCCGAAACCCTTCCGGTCGGGAGTACCGTGTTGGTCCGGGTCGATAATAAGGGAGATCCACTGCGCGGACGAATCGTCTGGGTTGGCCGAGATACGCCGACCCAGATAGGGACCGCCTTTCCTCATGGGGTGGCCTTCGAGCAACCGGTCGACGCCTCCTTGGTCCGGCAATGGGCATCTCAGCCCGAAAGGCGGGCCCATCCCCGAGCCCAGGTCCAATTTGACGTAGAATACACACAAGCAGGGACGAGGGCTCATGGGACCTGCCTCGACCTGAGCCAGGGCGGGATGTTCATAGGAACCGAGCACCCGGCCCCGCCGGAGACAGAGGTCATTCTCCACTTTACGCCCTCGGGCCTATCCCAATCTCTTACAGTCCTGGCGCGGGTCACGTGGGCGCGCGCCGGGGAGACGGGACCGGGTGCCATGTGTGGCATGGGCGTGCAGTTCGTCGAACCCAAGCCATCAGATGCTGCCGCGATCGGTACCGTCGTGAGTCACGTTCTCACGGGAGCCTCCCGCTTGCCAGATTGCTACCGGTTCCTGCCCCCGACTTGTTAG